The Leptospira barantonii genome includes a region encoding these proteins:
- a CDS encoding very short patch repair endonuclease: MDVVSVDRRSWIMSQIKSKGNSSTELSLIKLFRIHKLKGWRRNILVIGKPDFVFPNHKVAVFADGCFWHGHNCRNLKPKSNISFWEEKIENNKNRDKKINKKLRESGWSVFRIWECNIKNGKISKRLIDMIHSKSL; this comes from the coding sequence ATGGATGTAGTTTCAGTTGACCGGCGATCTTGGATCATGTCGCAGATAAAAAGTAAAGGTAATTCTTCCACTGAATTATCTCTAATTAAGCTCTTTCGAATACATAAGCTCAAAGGTTGGAGAAGAAATATTTTAGTAATCGGAAAGCCCGATTTCGTTTTTCCTAATCATAAAGTTGCTGTATTCGCCGATGGTTGTTTTTGGCACGGGCATAACTGTAGGAATTTAAAACCTAAGTCAAATATTTCTTTCTGGGAAGAAAAAATTGAAAATAATAAGAACCGAGATAAAAAGATAAATAAAAAATTACGAGAAAGCGGATGGTCTGTTTTTAGAATTTGGGAATGTAATATTAAGAATGGAAAAATTTCGAAGAGATTGATTGATATGATACATTCAAAATCTTTATAA
- a CDS encoding ATP-binding protein: MTNKPEPDKVQASPTKRFFVEMLTRDIELEDAILDLIDNCLDGAIRKIGKNNLSNTPEPYKGYFAEIIFDKSSFTIKDNCGGISLSIAKEVAFKLGRPNNSNNNSSHTIGIYGIGMKRAIFKICSEATVISATENENFEVSIPKEWMENDNEWELELKHNSKNQSEIGTTIKMKHIRPEIALKFANSNLNFYSELIQRISSHYSLILEKGFKILVNSYDVKPKSIQFIANFDSDSNNNQTFQPYYYQGKSGKVTIDIVIGFYRPMPSAEEIEDDQEGRHSAEQAGITILCNDRVVLESDKTRLTGWGEETVPNFHNQFIAIAGIVQYSSDDASLLPLTTTKRGIDLGSDLYLYTKKFMREGIRTFTQYTNKWKLNISEEKKHRPNQNYSPKDILSKLSKQKNTNWTKDKSSGNKYDGKRFIPKLPEPERDSAEFKVIRFTKKIKDIEKVSNILFDIKDEKPATVGEAAFDFVLKGSKKK; this comes from the coding sequence ATGACAAATAAACCTGAACCCGACAAGGTCCAAGCCTCCCCAACAAAAAGATTCTTCGTCGAGATGTTAACCAGAGATATCGAACTCGAAGACGCTATTCTAGACCTGATTGATAATTGTCTCGACGGTGCAATCAGAAAAATTGGAAAGAATAATCTATCCAATACCCCTGAGCCTTACAAAGGCTATTTTGCAGAAATCATCTTTGACAAGTCTTCATTTACGATTAAAGACAATTGTGGTGGGATATCATTATCTATAGCCAAAGAAGTAGCATTTAAATTAGGAAGACCTAATAATTCTAACAATAACTCTTCTCATACAATTGGCATCTACGGCATAGGAATGAAGAGGGCTATATTTAAAATTTGTTCTGAAGCCACAGTGATTTCTGCAACTGAAAACGAAAATTTTGAAGTTTCCATTCCGAAAGAATGGATGGAAAACGATAACGAATGGGAGCTTGAATTAAAACATAATTCAAAAAATCAAAGCGAAATCGGCACAACAATAAAGATGAAACATATAAGGCCGGAAATCGCTTTAAAATTCGCAAATTCCAATCTCAATTTTTATAGTGAACTTATACAAAGGATTTCTAGTCATTATAGCCTTATACTTGAAAAAGGTTTTAAAATCTTAGTAAACAGCTACGATGTAAAACCCAAAAGTATACAATTTATCGCCAACTTTGATAGCGATTCAAATAATAATCAAACTTTCCAACCATATTATTATCAAGGCAAATCTGGAAAAGTTACCATTGATATAGTTATTGGCTTTTATCGGCCTATGCCAAGTGCTGAAGAAATAGAAGATGATCAAGAAGGACGTCACTCGGCCGAGCAGGCCGGAATAACAATTTTATGTAATGATCGAGTTGTTTTAGAAAGCGATAAAACTAGACTTACAGGCTGGGGCGAAGAAACAGTCCCAAATTTTCACAATCAATTTATTGCTATAGCCGGTATCGTACAATATTCAAGCGATGATGCATCTTTACTTCCACTAACAACGACCAAACGAGGTATTGATTTAGGCTCTGATTTATATTTATATACAAAAAAGTTTATGCGCGAAGGCATACGAACCTTCACTCAATACACTAATAAGTGGAAATTAAATATCTCAGAAGAAAAAAAACATCGGCCGAACCAAAACTATTCTCCAAAAGATATTTTAAGCAAACTATCGAAGCAGAAAAACACAAATTGGACCAAAGATAAATCTAGTGGAAATAAATATGATGGAAAAAGATTTATTCCAAAACTGCCAGAGCCGGAAAGAGATAGCGCAGAATTTAA